From Brevundimonas vesicularis:
GGGTCGAGCCGCACTCGGCGTTGATGTTGGTGCCGTTCGGGGTCACGCCCACGGGGAAGACTTCGGCGCCCAGTTCGAACAGGGTGGTCGGCGCGACCTTGTATCCGGCGCCGTTGGCGCAATCGACGGCGATGCGCAGGCCCTGCAGCGTCAGACGTTTGGGGAAGGCCTGTTTGGCGATCTCGATATAACGCGCCTGAGCGTCGTCGATGCGTTTGACCCGGCCTAGCTTGTTCGACGGCGCCAGGCCTTGGTCGAGACCCTGATCCATCATGGCCTCGATCTTCAGTTCGATCTCGTCCGACAGCTTGTAACCGTCCGGCCCGAACAGCTTGATGCCGTTGTCGGCATAGTCGTTGTGCGAGGCCGATATCATCACGCCCAGATCGGCGCGCATCGAGCGGGTCAGCATGGCCACGCCAGGCGTCGGCACGGGCCCGAAGGTGCGCACGTCCATTCCGACCGAAGCGAAACCGGCGACCAGGGCGGGCTCGATCGTATAGCCGGACAGGCGCGTGTCCTTGCCGATCACCACCAGATGGCGGCGATCGTCGTCGGTGCGGAACAGTTTCCCCGCAGCCAGGCCTACGCGCAATGCGACTTCGGCCGTCATCGGATAGGTGTTGGCGCGTCCGCGAATGCCGTCGGTGCCGAAATATTTTCTGTCGCCCAAGGTGCGGTCCTTTGTTTCGGGTAACGTTCCGAAACCCCTTTTTTGATGCGGCCCGCCTTAAGATTGCATAGACGGCCGATGGGGCTTGATGTGTGGCTTAGCCCCGGATCGCCGCCAGTGCAAAGCGGCGCCCTTTTCCTGACTTCTCGGAGCCTTCGCTCATGTGCGGCATCATCGGCGTCACCGGCAATGGTCCTGTCGTTCCCCGGCTGATCGACAGCCTGAAACGGCTGGAGTACCGCGGCTATGATTCCGCCGGCGTCGCCGCCGTTGTGGAAGGCTCGGTCGAGCGCCGCCGCGCCAAGGGCAAGATCCGCAATCTGGAAGCCGTCTTGGCCGAGGATCCGATGACGGCGACGGTCGGCATCGGCCATACGCGCTGGGCCACCCACGGTGCCCCGACGACGGAGAACGCCCACCCGCACAAGGCTGGGCGCGTCACCCTGGTCCACAACGGCATCATCGAAAACTTCGCCGAGCTGAAAGCCGAGCTGGCCGCCGAAGGCCATGTCTTTGAAAGCCAGACCGACACCGAGGTCATCGCCCACCTGCTGGACGCCGAGCTGAATACGGGCCGCAGCCCTCTGGAGGCATTCAAGACCACTCTGGACCGCCTGACTGGCGCCTATGCGCTGGCTGTGCTGATCGATGGGACGGACGACCTGATCCTGGGCGCCAGACGTGGCAGCCCGCTGGTGGTCGGCTGGGGCGAGGACGAGATGTATCTGGGCTCGGACGCGCTGGCCGTCGGTCCGTTCACACAGAAGATTTCCTATCTGGAAGAGGGCGACTACGTCGCCGTGACCAAGGCCGGCGCCCAGATGTTCGACGTCGCGGGCAAGCTGGTCGAACGCGCCATCGTCCAGGTTTCGGCCTCATCGGCCATGGTCGAGAAGGGCGAATATCGCCACTTCATGGAAAAGGAGATCCATGAACAGCCCGACAGCGTCCAGCACACCCTGTCGGAATATCTCGACCTGGTGACGGGAAAGGCCAAGACCAATCCCGTCGATTTCGCCGCCATCGACCGCATCCAGATCGTCGCCTGCGGCACCGCCTTCTACGCCGGCCAGATCGGCCGTTACGCCTTCGAGAAGCTGGCGGCCCTGCCCTGCGACGTCGAGATCGCGTCGGAGTTCCGCTATCGCTCGCCGGCCGTCTCGAAATCCACCCTGGCCGTCGCCGTAAGCCAATCTGGCGAGACGGCCGACACCCTGGCCAGCCTGACCTGGTGCAAGGCGCAAGGGTTGCAGACCGCCGCCGTCGTGAATGTTCACTCGTCCTCGATGGCGCGTGAGGCCGCCGTGCTGTGGCCCACCCATGCCGGTCCGGAAATCGGCGTCGCTTCGACCAAGGCCTTTACCGCCCAGGTCGCGGCTTTGCTGGCCTTGGCCGTGGCGGCGGGCGTGGCGCGAGGACGGATCGATGCTGCGACCGAGGCCGAACTGGTGAAGGCTTTGTTCGAAAGCCCGCGCCTGATCGCCGAGGCCCTGACGATGGGCGACAGCATCCGCGCCGTGACCCATGACCTGTCAAAGGCTGACGACGTGCTGTTCTTGGGGCGTGGCGCCATGTTCCCGCTGGCGATGGAGGGCGCGCTGAAACTGAAGGAGATCAGCTATATCCACGCCGAGGGCTATGCCGCCGGCGAACTGAAACACGGCCCCATCGCCCTGATCGACGAAGAGACCCCGACCATCGCTCTGGCTCCGCTCGACGACGTGTTCGAAAAGACCGCGTCCAACCTGCAGGAGGTTGCGGCGCGGGGCGGTCCGGTCATCATGATCGCACCGGAAAAGGCGCCTGATCCGCACGGCGCCGGCATTCGCCGCATCCACGCCCCCGACTGCCACCCGCTGATCGCGCCCCTGGTCTATGCCGTACCGGTGCAACTGCTGGCCTATTACACCGCCGTTCAGAAGGGCACCGACGTCGATCAGCCCCGCAACCTGGCCAAGTCCGTCACGGTCGAGTGAGGCTCGCCTGCCAGCCGGCGTAGCATGTCCGGGTCGATGATCTGGATCGCGCCGCGCCGGAGCCGCACCGCCCCGGCGGCGCACAGTTCCGTGCAGGCGGTCGATATGCTAGCGCGCCGCACGGCCATCAGGTCCGACAGCTCGGTTTGACGCAGGGCGAGGACGTCGCCCCCTTCTCGGTCA
This genomic window contains:
- the glmM gene encoding phosphoglucosamine mutase, with the translated sequence MGDRKYFGTDGIRGRANTYPMTAEVALRVGLAAGKLFRTDDDRRHLVVIGKDTRLSGYTIEPALVAGFASVGMDVRTFGPVPTPGVAMLTRSMRADLGVMISASHNDYADNGIKLFGPDGYKLSDEIELKIEAMMDQGLDQGLAPSNKLGRVKRIDDAQARYIEIAKQAFPKRLTLQGLRIAVDCANGAGYKVAPTTLFELGAEVFPVGVTPNGTNINAECGSTHPATLADAVKRYRADIGIALDGDADRLIICDETGRVVDGDQIMALVGLDWARRGLLTGGGVVATVMSNLGLERKLNSEGLTLERTKVGDRYVMERMREGGFNIGGEQSGHIILHDHATTGDGLMAALQVLAVLVESGKPMSELARQFDPVPQKLENVRFTADKPLETDTVKGAIAEAEAALNGSGRLLVRPSGTEKLIRVMAEGDDEALVKRVVADVAGAVRSA
- the glmS gene encoding glutamine--fructose-6-phosphate transaminase (isomerizing), producing MCGIIGVTGNGPVVPRLIDSLKRLEYRGYDSAGVAAVVEGSVERRRAKGKIRNLEAVLAEDPMTATVGIGHTRWATHGAPTTENAHPHKAGRVTLVHNGIIENFAELKAELAAEGHVFESQTDTEVIAHLLDAELNTGRSPLEAFKTTLDRLTGAYALAVLIDGTDDLILGARRGSPLVVGWGEDEMYLGSDALAVGPFTQKISYLEEGDYVAVTKAGAQMFDVAGKLVERAIVQVSASSAMVEKGEYRHFMEKEIHEQPDSVQHTLSEYLDLVTGKAKTNPVDFAAIDRIQIVACGTAFYAGQIGRYAFEKLAALPCDVEIASEFRYRSPAVSKSTLAVAVSQSGETADTLASLTWCKAQGLQTAAVVNVHSSSMAREAAVLWPTHAGPEIGVASTKAFTAQVAALLALAVAAGVARGRIDAATEAELVKALFESPRLIAEALTMGDSIRAVTHDLSKADDVLFLGRGAMFPLAMEGALKLKEISYIHAEGYAAGELKHGPIALIDEETPTIALAPLDDVFEKTASNLQEVAARGGPVIMIAPEKAPDPHGAGIRRIHAPDCHPLIAPLVYAVPVQLLAYYTAVQKGTDVDQPRNLAKSVTVE